From the Lolium rigidum isolate FL_2022 chromosome 2, APGP_CSIRO_Lrig_0.1, whole genome shotgun sequence genome, one window contains:
- the LOC124691669 gene encoding S-(+)-linalool synthase, chloroplastic-like: MAAARFFSSSVGQLLHSASPVAGNGGCNRGFFRPSSVICPGREPASHELYNDFDFQEGLTSVQALLRQHPKSSRGMMTTVDHLKRLCIDHYFQDEIDNVVDSCANLLHSDDLLDATLSMRLMREAGYCVSADEILQKFTNGNGDFNLANSKDIRGLLSLQDMSHLNIGEALLYKAKDFSSRHLSVAAKYLEPNHATYVKQSLDHPYHVSLMQYKARHHLSYLQSLPTRNIAMEKLTLAEFEINKLQHQREMQEVKRWWMKLGLAQEIPAARDQVLKWYMWPMTVLEGFSFSRYRIEITKIISLIYIVDDIFDIVATQEELALFNEAIKRWDLVVADSLPSYMTSCYKALYTITNDIADMSRREHGSNPINHLKKGWATLFDGFMIEGKWLSGNQVPTREDYLTNGVVTSGVPLVFLHLFFMLGHDLTEADSNYIPPVISCPAKIMRLRDDMGSAMDEAQEGLDGSYKELYLRENPHGDADEHMLEMIQGEWEELNRECFSRTKSSLSPSFVGASLNFARMVEVMYGYNNEQRLPALEDYTRMLLL; this comes from the exons ATGGCTGCAGCGCGTTTCTTCTCCTCATCCGTCGGGCAGCTGCTCCATTCGGCTTCACCGGTAGCTGGAAATGGAGGCTGCAACCGTGGCTTCTTCCGGCCTTCATCGGTGATATGTCCTGGGCGGGAGCCAGCGTCCCATGAGCTGTACAATGATTTTGACTTCCAG GAGGGCCTAACGAGTGTGCAAGCACTATTGCGTCAACACCCCAAGAGCAGCCGTGGCATGATGACAACTGTTGATCACCTCAAACGTCTCTGCATCGACCACTATTTCCAAGATGAGATCGACAACGTCGTGGACTCATGTGCGAATCTGCTCCATAGTGATGATCTGCTCGATGCAACCCTTTCCATGAGGCTCATGAGAGAAGCTGGATACTGTGTTTCAGCAG ATGAGATTCTTCAGAAGTTCACAAACGGTAATGGCGATTTCAACCTAGCTAATAGTAAAGACATCAGAGGCTTGCTAAGCTTGCAAGATATGTCACACCTCAACATAGGAGAGGCTTTACTATACAAGGCAAAAGATTTCTCTAGCAGGCACCTTAGTGTTGCAGCTAAGTATTTGGAGCCAAATCATGCAACTTATGTGAAACAATCACTCGATCACCCCTACCATGTGAGCCTGATGCAGTACAAGGCCAGGCACcacctgagctacctacagagcttGCCCACTAGGAACATTGCAATGGAGAAACTGACACTTGCAGAGTTCGAAATTAACAAGTTACAACATCAGAGGGAGATGCAAGAGGTTAAGAG ATGgtggatgaagttaggattggctcAAGAAATACCAGCTGCAAGGGACCAAGTTCTGAAATGGTACATGTGGCCGATGACTGTCCTAGAGGGTTTCTCCTTTTCTAGATACCGGATTGAGATCACAAAGATCATTTCACTCATCTACATTGTGGATGACATCTTTGATATTGTTGCCACCCAAGAGGAGCTGGCCCTCTTTAATGAGGCGATCAAAAG GTGGGATCTTGTAGTAGCTGATTCACTCCCGAGCTACATGACATCATGCTACAAGGCTCTATACACCATCACAAATGATATTGCAGATATGTCCAGAAGAGAGCATGGATCAAACCCTATCAATCATCTGAAGAAAGGA TGGGCAACATTGTTTGATGGATTTATGATCGAGGGGAAATGGCTCTCTGGTAATCAGGTCCCCACACGGGAGGACTACCTGACTAATGGCGTTGTCACCTCAGGAGTGCCACTTGTATTCCTCCACCTTTTCTTCATGCTAGGACATGATTTAACTGAGGCCGACAGCAACTACATCCCTCCAGTCATATCTTGCCCTGCAAAGATCATGAGGCTCCGTGATGACATGGGCAGCGCTATG GATGAAGCGCAAGAAGGACTCGATGGATCATACAAAGAGTTGTACCTAAGGGAGAACCCTCATGGTGATGCGGATGAGCACATGCTAGAGATGATCCAGGGTGAGTGGGAAGAGCTCAATAGGGAGTGCTTCTCCAGGACGAAATCATCATTGTCGCCTAGCTTTGTTGGTGCGTCGCTCAACTTTGCGAGGATGGTCGAGGTCATGTATGGCTACAACAACGAACAGAGGCTCCCGGCCCTCGAGGATTACACTAGGATGCTCCTCCTTTGA